A stretch of the Lactuca sativa cultivar Salinas chromosome 9, Lsat_Salinas_v11, whole genome shotgun sequence genome encodes the following:
- the LOC111882847 gene encoding putative transferase At1g60990, chloroplastic — protein MVALLSSVSHAISNATTSTLHRRSVNQTHSSRLHSSFQLSAFGSRGSHNDAVCIRSRKPLSPITYSSNFAPVAAIPFDLSPPPIDHDLYDDMAIAGAKVSEDWIIETFNNDEDALDAVDNGTVVVDLSHYGRIRVSGEDRIPFLHNQSTANFEALSEGGGCDTVFVTPTARTIDIAQAWIMKTAVTLVVSPSTSKSISEMLNKYIFFADKVEIQDITNKTCLFALIGPKSNQVMVDLNLGDLIGQPYGSHKHYNVSGNPVTVAVGSVISEEGFSLMMSPSAAGMVWKTLLSHNATPMGSNAFETYRILQGRPSPGNELTDEFNVLEAGLWNAVSLNKGCYKGQETISRLITYDGIKQKLWGIQLSSPVKPGTPITVEGKKVGKLTSYTGGKGGNEYFGLGYIKRKAASKGDKVVVGDDVIGTVVEVPYLARQQPLALSSKS, from the exons ATGGTCGCACTGTTATCCTCTGTTAGCCACGCGATTTCTAACGCCACCACTTCCACACTCCATCGCCGGAGCGTCAACCAAACGCACTCTTCCCGACTTCATTCATCCTTTCAGTTGTCGGCGTTCGGTTCTCGTGGTTCACACAACGATGCGGTTTGCATCCGTAGTCGGAAGCCACTCTCACCAATCACCTATTCTTCCAACTTCGCACCCGTCGCTGCAATACCTTTCGACCTCTCTCCTCCTCCGATTGACCACGACCTTTAT GATGACATGGCTATAGCAGGGGCAAAAGTGTCAGAAGATTGGATTATTGAAACATTCAATAACGATGAAGATGCGCTAGATGCAGTTGACAATGGCACTGTG GTTGTTGATCTTTCCCATTATGGTAGAATAAGAG TGAGTGGAGAAGATCGCATCCCATTTCTTCACAACCAAAGTACTGCAAACTTTGAAGCACTTTCTGAAGGAGGG GGATGTGACACTGTCTTTGTTACTCCAACTGCTAGAACAATTGACATTGCACAAGCATGGATCATG AAAACAGCAGTTACACTAGTTGTATCACCATCGACAAGTAAAAGTATCAGTGAAATGTTAAATAA GTACATATTTTTTGCTGACAAGGTTGAAATTCAAGACATTACTAACAAGACATGCTTATTTGCATTAATTGGACCAAAAAGCAATCAA GTAATGGTGGATTTGAATCTTGGTGATCTTATTGGACAACCTTATGGCTCACATAAGCATTACAAT GTCAGCGGTAATCCAGTAACTGTGGCAGTGGGAAGTGTGATCTCTGAAGAAGGTTTCTCACTGATGATGTCACCATCAGCTGCAGGAATGGTTTGGAAAACTCTTTTAAGTCATAATGCAACTCCAATGGGTTCAAATGCATTTGAAACATATCGAATTCTTCAag GAAGGCCATCACCTGGTAATGAGCTTACCGATGAGTTTAATGTTCTGGAGGCTGGTCTTTGGAATGCAGTGTCCTTAAACAAag GTTGTTACAAAGGGCAAGAAACCATATCCAGATTAATCACATACGATGGCATAAAACAGAAGTTATGGGGCATTCAACTTTCATCCCCAGTGAAACCCGGTACTCCAATTACAGTTGAAGGAAAGAAg GTTGGAAAGTTGACAAGTTATACTGGTGGAAAAGGGGGAAATGAGTATTTTGGTTTAGGGTATATCAAGAGAAAAGCTGCTTCAAAAGGGGACAAAGTTGTTGTTGGAGATGATGTTATTGGGACAGTTGTGGAAGTTCCTTATCTTGCACGACAGCAGCCATTGGCGTTGAGTTCAAAATCTTAG
- the LOC128128628 gene encoding mannose/glucose-specific lectin-like isoform X1: MYNLLLSTSFIFSFENTFRSNMAGNGVQVGPWGGKGGVNPWTFIPEGRICEIRISASGCVDSIRFTYKDRDNVKHHSETYGGDGGSPHTFTFADDENLIGISGTVGVYAGYTVITSLSFLTNKKKYGPYGTTQGTSFSLPVAKGSFGGFSGNYGDYLDSFSVILME; this comes from the exons ATGTATAACTTATTACTTTCCACGAGTTTCATCTTTTCCTTTGAGAATACATTCAGATCAAACATG GCAGGCAATGGCGTACAGGTTGGACCGTGGGGAGGTAAGGGTGGAGTTAATCCCTGGACATTCATCCCTGAGGGCAGGATTTGCGAGATCCGTATCAGTGCCTCAGGGTGTGTAGATTCAATCAGGTTCACTTACAAGGATCGTGATAATGTCAaacaccattctgaaacatatggtggtgatggtggttcaCCTCATACG TTTACATTTGCTGATGATGAGAACCTCATCGGGATTAGCGGAACTGTGGGAGTATATGCCGGCTACACTGTGATTACGTCATTGTCTTTCCTAACCAACAAAAAGAAGTATGGGCCATATGGCACAACCCAGGGGACTAGTTTCTCGCTGCCAGTCGCTAAGGGTAGCTTTGGTGGATTCAGCGGAAACTACGGGGATTACCTCGACTCTTTCAGTGTCATTCTGATGGAATAA
- the LOC128128628 gene encoding mannose/glucose-specific lectin-like isoform X2, with protein MQAGNGVQVGPWGGKGGVNPWTFIPEGRICEIRISASGCVDSIRFTYKDRDNVKHHSETYGGDGGSPHTFTFADDENLIGISGTVGVYAGYTVITSLSFLTNKKKYGPYGTTQGTSFSLPVAKGSFGGFSGNYGDYLDSFSVILME; from the exons ATGCAGGCAGGCAATGGCGTACAGGTTGGACCGTGGGGAGGTAAGGGTGGAGTTAATCCCTGGACATTCATCCCTGAGGGCAGGATTTGCGAGATCCGTATCAGTGCCTCAGGGTGTGTAGATTCAATCAGGTTCACTTACAAGGATCGTGATAATGTCAaacaccattctgaaacatatggtggtgatggtggttcaCCTCATACG TTTACATTTGCTGATGATGAGAACCTCATCGGGATTAGCGGAACTGTGGGAGTATATGCCGGCTACACTGTGATTACGTCATTGTCTTTCCTAACCAACAAAAAGAAGTATGGGCCATATGGCACAACCCAGGGGACTAGTTTCTCGCTGCCAGTCGCTAAGGGTAGCTTTGGTGGATTCAGCGGAAACTACGGGGATTACCTCGACTCTTTCAGTGTCATTCTGATGGAATAA